One part of the Streptomyces nigra genome encodes these proteins:
- a CDS encoding I78 family peptidase inhibitor has translation MAPIPHPPTEPQDDPETYVGLDAGEAERRARTRGWPTVRALPPGAIITMEYRAGRLNFEVKDGQVVRAWKG, from the coding sequence ATGGCACCCATTCCGCATCCCCCCACCGAACCCCAGGACGACCCGGAGACCTACGTCGGACTCGACGCCGGCGAGGCCGAGCGCCGCGCCCGGACCCGTGGGTGGCCCACGGTGCGCGCGCTGCCGCCGGGGGCGATCATCACGATGGAGTACCGCGCGGGACGGCTGAACTTCGAGGTGAAGGACGGCCAGGTCGTACGGGCCTGGAAGGGCTGA